One part of the Ursus arctos isolate Adak ecotype North America unplaced genomic scaffold, UrsArc2.0 scaffold_14, whole genome shotgun sequence genome encodes these proteins:
- the KLF15 gene encoding Krueppel-like factor 15 — MVDHLLPVDENFSSPKCPVGYLGDRLASGRAYHMLPSPLSEDDSDASSLCSCASPDSQAVCSCYTGGSGAEGQDSILDFLLSQATLGGGSGSGIGASSGPMAWGAWRRAPAPVKGEHFCFPKFPVGDPDDVPRPFQPTLEEIEEFLEENMELGVKEAPESNSKDSEVCGQLSAGPHRGHLHPGSSGRERCTPTLGSAGASSSQNPGGGPTSDGPIPVLLQIQPVQVKQESGTEPASPGQAPESVKVAQLLVNIQGQTFALVPQVVPSSNVNLSSKFVRIAPVPIAAKPIGSGPLGPGPTGLLMGQKFPKNPAAELIKMHKCTFPGCSKMYTKSSHLKAHLRRHTGEKPFACTWPGCGWRFSRSDELSRHRRSHSGVKPYQCPVCEKKFARSDHLSKHIKVHRFPRSSRSVRAVN, encoded by the exons ATGGTGGACCACTTGCTTCCAGTGGACGAGAACTTCTCGTCGCCGAAATGCCCAGTTGGTTATCTGGGCGACAGGCTGGCCAGTGGGCGGGCATACCACATGCTGCCCTCGCCCCTCTCGGAGGATGACAGCGACGCCTCCAGCCTCTGCTCCTGTGCCAGCCCGGACTCACAAGCTGTCTGCTCCTGCTACACTGGTGGCTCAGGTGCCGAGGGCCAGGACAGTATCTTGGACTTCCTGCTGTCCCAGGCCACACTGGGCGGTGGCAGTGGCAGTGGCATTGGGGCCAGCAGTGGCCCCATGGCTTGGGGGGCCTGGCGGAGGGCACCAGCACCTGTGAAGGGGGAGCATTTCTGCTTCCCCAAATTTCCTGTGGGAGACCCCGATGATGTCCCAAGGCCCTTCCAACCCACCCTGGAGGAGATTGAAGAGTTTCTGGAGGAGAACATGGAGCTGGGGGTCAAGGAGGCCCCAGAGAGCAACAGCAAGGACTCAGAGGTCTGTGGCCAGCTCTCAGCCGGGCCACACAGGGGCCACCTCCATCCTGGCTCCAGTGGGAGAGAGCGCTGCACCCCCACTCTGGGCAGTGCCGGTGCGAGCAGCAGCCAGAACCCAGGTGGGGGGCCCACATCTGATGGCCCCATCCCCGTGCTGCTGCAGATCCAGCCTGTGCAGGTGAAGCAGGAATCAGGCACAGAGCCTGCCTCCCCTGGGCAGGCCCCGGAAAGTGTCAAGGTGGCCCAGCTTCTGGTCAATATCCAGGGTCAGACCTTTGCGCTTGTGCCCCAGGTGGTGCCCTCCTCCAATGTGAACCTGTCCTCCAAGTTCGTGCGTATCGCCCCTGTGCCCATTGCTGCCAAGCCCATTGGGTCGGGACCCCTGGGGCCTGGCCCCACCGGCCTACTCATGGGCCAGAAGTTCCCCAAGAATCCGGCAGCAGAACTCATCAAAATGCACAAATGTACTTTCCCCGGCTGCAGCAAGATGTACACCAAAAGCAGCCACCTCAAGGCCCACTTGCGCCGGCACACAGGCGAGAAGCCCTTTGCCTGCACCTGGCCGGGCTGCGGCTGGAG GTTCTCCCGCTCCGATGAGCTGTCGCGGCACCGGCGCTCGCACTCGGGCGTGAAGCCCTACCAGTGTCCTGTGTGTGAGAAGAAGTTCGCGCGGAGCGACCACCTCTCCAAGCACATCAAGGTGCACCGCTTTCCCCGGAGCAGCCGCTCGGTGCGCGCGGTGAACTGA